DNA sequence from the Phyllopteryx taeniolatus isolate TA_2022b chromosome 14, UOR_Ptae_1.2, whole genome shotgun sequence genome:
ATGGCTCACTTTCTTTGGCGCCGTCAAATCCAACGGCTCCGTTTTCATCCGCGACTCGTCAGCGGTCCATCCGCTCGCCTTGCTCCTGCTCACAGACTGTGACGTCGCAGAGACGGGTAAGCTTGAATCTTTAccgttaattttattttagttgaaaatgattttttaaaaactgttaaaTTGAATCTTTAccgttaattttattttagttgaaaatgattttttaaaaactgttaaattgtactttttttttttttattattattttttgagggGATGAAAGTAGTTTTTTGatggttaattttttttaattagatttggattggaatgtttattttgattatgaaaacaatattattattattattttaaacgaACAATTAACAAGGCAATGAAACACGCGTCCTGCCTCTTCTCCATATTacgcaattatttttttactagatggctttcatgaaaataataatcatgattatcaAGTATTTTCTTTAggttattatttacattttttaatgtagtttTTATGATGTTATGATCTGAATTTTCTTAGAAATATTCTTTTAAATAGTTGAAAATTTTTGAGTTGAAAATTATACAtgcaattgttttcttttaaggtttaaaaattaatattgtgagtatttttttttttcacctactATTTTATCTCCTCTTGTGTTTTCAGTGAGCGGAGACGACGTGGAGGTGGCGCTCGCGGGCCGCTCGCTGGCACGCTGCCAACTGTCCGCCGACACGTGGGAGCTTCTGTGGGAACTGCGTACGTCCGTCCAGGCCATGCTGCGCCGCAACCTCAGGCAGCCCGCCGGCCCCGCCGTGCACTCGGGCCAGGACGGCGAGCTCATCTCACTGCTTGTGGAGCTGCTCAACAACACAGACGCTAACCCGTGGACTCGAAATGATAGCGAGGTGGACTGATGCACAGAGCTGACGAACCACACTGCAGTTGTTTATTTGctcattttgtttaattattgcaAGTACATTTTTTGAATCGGTACCTGATAAAGTAGTGTTGAAGAAATCCATTTGTTTGGATTGTGCAAACTCATGTATTCTATTGAATGACttataaaaagtcaaatgtttatCATGTTGTTTTGATAAATTATATTATCTTATATACAGTTGAATGCCCCAAAGCTCATACGATGTGGAGTTCAACCAGAATAAAAATTCAAACCATTGTCCATCATCTTGTGGaacttttgctttttctttggctttgttgTGACCGACACCACAGAAGGTAGCAGTGATGGCAAATGTGTCCTGCTAGTTATActtgttttattgctttttaaaattacatgtatatattattttttgcttaATTTTTATACTTGCACACATTGCTAAATGAATACCCCTGACagtgtttttactttgttttattaatatacagtggttaacttaatTTTACTTTTACCGCTGGTGTCAATCATTAAAATAGTGTGTTGTTACCTTAATTTTACACTTAAAACTAAATGAATCCCTCCCTGACAGGATCAATCCAAAATTCAGCATTATTGTCATTGATATAAAAATGATGCTTTTATGGCGTTATTTGGCCTCAATAGGTaactacattgttttttttttggaatcaaATTTATGAGAAGTCCTTCATGAACTGCAAGTGAAAAGTGCTGAGGCGTCTCAGAAGTTCCTCCATGACGTCAGCAGGTGTCATGATGCAAAACCTGTATGACAAAAATAGTGACATCTATTATAATACATGTTAATGCACTATAATAGTAATCAAGACGAGTAATTAGACCAAAATAGCTACTCATTTGCTGGCataggtccttgagacttttttttttttaatgtataatgtgattagtggctatgccccacaggtagaatgtgacctagaggtgaaagagaaattgtgCCCATATTTAAGaccaagggtgatgtgcagagctgtgggaactatagaggaataaagttgatgagccacacaatgaagttatgggaaagagtagtggaggctagactcaggacagaagtgagtatttgcgagcaactgtacggtttcatgcctagaaagagtaccacagatgcattatttgccttgaggatgttgatggaaaagtacagagaaggtcagaaggcgctacattgtgtctttgtagatctagagaaagcttaTGACAAaggacccagagaggaactgtggtactgcatgcggacgtctggagtggcagagaagtatgttagaataatacaggacattttTGAGGTGTGcagtaggtgtgacagatgaattgaaggtggaggtgggactgcatcagggatcagccctgagccccttcctgtttgcagtggtgatgcatagactgacagatgaggttagactggaatccccgtggaccatgatgtttgcagatgacattgtgatctgcagtgaaagcagggagcaggtggaggaacagttagaaagatggaggcatgcactggaaagcagaggaatgaagattagccgaagtaaaacagaatatatgtgcatgaatgagaggggtggtggggggagagtgaggcaacagggagaagagatagcaagggcggaggacttgaaatacttggggtcaaccgtccagagcaatggtgagtgtggtcaggaagtgaagaaacgggtccaagcagcttggaacgggtggaggaaggtgtcaggtgtgtcatgtgacagaagagtctctgctaggatgaagggcaaagtttctaaaacagtggtgaggccagccatgatgtacggattcgagacagtggcactgaagagacaacaggaagcagagctggaggtggccgaaatgaagatgttgaggttcgctctccgagtgaccaggttggatcaaattagaaatgagcgcatcagagggacagccaaggttcgatgttttggagacaaagttagagagagcagacttggatggtttggacacgtccagaggagaaatagtgagtatatcgGTAGAagcatgatgaggatggagctgccaggcaagagagctagaggaagaccaaagaggtggttgatggatgtcgtgagggaagacaggaGGAAAGttgatgttcgagaggaggatgcaggagataagctTACACGGGGAAGGAGGACGCGCTGtggccgaaaggaaaagaagaagtggcTACACGCAATTTTGTGTTTAACTGTAAAACCAGTgttggtatttttttcaaaatttccagggggcgctactgagtaACTTTTTGGTGTTCGTGTTGGGGCCCCCTTAAATGTGCATGTGCAAAAATTGGTACGTTTTCATGATTGTTGAGGCCCCCAGAGAggtgataatttttttgaaagaacAATAATGTGATTCCAAGAGGGCCTTCGCAGCGCCTGGTGGAATTGAATCCTAACCTGATGTGGTAGGTGCCTTCCTTTTGTCCGTATTCGCAGCCCGGTCTGACGAACACGCCGGTGTCCTCCAGCAGTCTGGCACAGTAGAACATGTCAGGTTGCATGCCCGCTTCCTGAAACATTGCAGCGTTGAAGGGGACATTTCAATGTCTTGAATACAAAGAGTTTGGTTTTCAAGTAACTCTTATCTTCTGATTTCTGAAATGTTCTATGAGTGATGTTAAGACATCTGGgaagtgttttaaattgtatgggggggggggggggggggtctctggTCCTAAAAGCAGGGACATCCACagatggaacttttttttttttttttaatgaataaatggaGTCATGGCTGCCGTTTTTGGAGCTTGAGAAACTGCCCCAAAGCTGTCTATTCACGTGCTTGCTTAAAAGTGAGTTATACGAGGTAATGTGACCTTGGCTTTGTGAACGGCTTTGGGCGTCAGATGCAGTCTGGGGAAGGCAAAGCCTCCTCCGAGCAGCGGCTGGCAGCTGACCGCAGGCAGTCGCGTGAAAACCTGTAGCACTCGCTTCACGTTGTCAACCAGCGTGCTCCTAATGTGCTCCGTCTCCTGCGGAAACAAGAAACCATAATTGTGGGATAATGACCCACTGCGAACAGCTGCACCCAGCATCTCCACAAGCTCTTTTGCTTTTGTCCTTGGGTCGATATGCACATTTGGGACCAAATCACgttcatctctgggacacagaGACACGCGTCTCCTTCCTGAGTGgtatgatggctggacattcaTATGGTGTGTgtaattgtttgaacagttgAACCTGGCACCTGCGGGCATCTGGAAGTTGCACCCATGGATGACgcagacttgtgcaagtccacaattctctttGTGATATCTTGACTGCTTTCTTTggactttcccatgatgttacacaacGGAGCAGTGTGCCGAGTTCAAATACACCCACAGGTGTGTCTGTAATTAACGCTCccaaagaaatgacatcatcatgcgggttttcccaaattgtttaaaaggATAGCACAGGTAATCTTACTGTAAGTAAACGTCAGAaagtaatgggaaaaaaatgaaaaatattgtttcattattctggcatttaggaAATGTAAAGAATTTTGGTCattctaattgacctaaaacaggaagtttcatctgatttcatgtcacacaGTGAGAAGAAGAAGTGTACGTTTCTCTCGTACGTTTTGGACAATGTCGGACTCACGTGCTTGTAAAGCGGGTACGATGGATCTCCTGGCTGGGGGGGCTTTGCCATCACCTCCAACGCAATTTGCCCGGCGACGGGAGGAGAGCTGGCCAAATGGAACAGCCGCTGGACGTACGGCATGACGGCGGGGTCCATGTTGACCAGCTCCACGTAGCCTCCTCGAAGACCGCACCTGGTAGGAAAAGAGCATCGTGGCTACACGGGCCAATCGGGAGCCTTTGTGCATGATCGCGGGCTTACTCTCCCAGAAAGCCTTTGGATGCTGAGTGGAAGGAGGCCAGCTCCAGCGTGTGGGCCAGAGGAGGCCCCAGCTCACACAAAACCTTCTTGTAAGACACAAACTCAGTGTTGGCGTCGTAAACGCTGCTCTGGTACACCTGTGGGGGTGACGTCACTCAACTCATTTGCATGTCGCCATTCAAGGACGAATTCGGTTCTACGCCCCTGCTCATCGTGCTGAGGTTTGAAGTTCAAAATTGAAACCTCAGTTGCTAAGAGGTTCTACTGTGTAAggattatggaaaattgacatgCCTTATTTTCACAATTGCTCTACTTTATGGAAGCTCACCTCATCGGCAAGAAGGAAGAGTTTGTTCTCTGCAACGAACCTGATGACCTCCTCCATGGACTTTCTGCTCTGGATGTGCCCTGAGAAACACAAATGGCGGGAAGACGAATCTGAACAACACGGATCCATGCGCGTTCACGTTCAGACGTTCCCACCTGTTGGGTTTCCCGGGTTGATGACGTACAAAGCGACGGGCCAGCACGCGCCCCGGGCGGACGTCAAGGCCCGACGCAGCTCGTCCGCCCGCAGCGCCCAGCCGTGCTCCTCGTCCAGGAAGTAGGGGGCCACCACCCCCCCCATGGTTTTCACAGACAAGGCGGTGGTGTTGTAGCCCGGCACCGGCATGAGCACGCCGCTCTTGGGGGACGCCTCGCTGTTCACCAACAGTGTCAAGATGTTCTAGTAGTTCATCATACAGGGAAATGAAATCAACATGAAGCCCATTAATATATAATTCATCGTAATgtacaattttgaattttgaaatgttaaaatattgtacatttctATTACAATTAttgaataataatgtatttaaattaaGGAATATaggtaaaatcatttttatccTTTTTTATGAATAGATTTGTTTCATtatattttcttattatttaatagatttgttttataatttaaGGGAATTGAATTTCTTTGGTGAGATGTATATTGAACTAATGGAATTTAccaaaataatttatatatttcaGGACTTTTCCATGTATTCAATGGCCTTTTTTATTTAGTCATATttcttttagattttttttattaaaagttttttaaatgacatttttatgtaaattgttttgtttaaatctaATATGACGGGTTTTGTGcccaaaataattataaatcattaaattgtgaaataataaaatacattaattgaATCAAATATTATTAGAACATattcaataatattaatattattcaaattattaaatgtattattatattaatatatatccatatattatatttaacctgtttaataaatataatatagatATCGAGAccaatttatatatttaacaacCTTTTATATGTTgaatggcatttatttatttgatgtgTTTTATTCAATGATATCATTTTTAGTCATGGATTATGGAGGAGTTGgtgcaacaaaaaataaaataaattatgataGACATTTTAAACCACCATTAATTACCGTTGTGTATTACTTAATCAAATTGTCAAACataatatttaacaattataCTGAACCCATTTATTTTAGGACCAACTGACatatttcatgttgtttttgataatcaaattgtatttttattgaatcaagtttttcaattatttaatcaattaaaaagtatatttagtgagatctttttttattattaaatgacTGCTTCAactttgatttaaaacaaaacctcCATACTCTAGTGTGGTGTGATCAAAACTGAATGAGTAAATGAGACCATGAGCGCCATCTGGGAGCCGGGATGGATCCAAATGTTCTCGGGATCGGCCGGAACGCCGTCTCGTTGGCTTATGAACTGAGCGATGCTTTCCACTATTGCCGGTATACCCGCTGTGTTTGTATACGaacctgaaaaaagaaaaaagaaactccTTTCGAGTAAAGTTCCCCAGTACACAGTCAACAACCTATCGGGCAACAAACCAAACTGACTCATAAAATTAAAGCCCTTGATAAGGGTTTTTCAgataaaattatatttagaattttatttatatagcacatttcgaAAAATAGTGACAATGTGCTTCACTTTAAAAATAGTTAATGAACAAACCAGGCATGCAATTACACTGGGAATATAATCTCATATAATGATATAAAGGACCAAaaacgagtttttttttttttttttttttttggggggttttttttgcaaatactgtAGGACTTCATGTTAATGAGCATCTAAAGTAGAGGTACAAATGAATGGTGACTCGAATTGACTCGCGAGTTtgtctggaaaacaaaacacaacaaaaaaaataaacgaatCCCGAATCATAATTTCCCATttgaatcaaaacaaatcaaagaacAACATACTACTAcctactttattctgacaattcatatttttttttataaacttgcACATACACTTATTAATTTAACAAAGCAGATGCTACCTTAAAACATGGCGTGTCAATTTAATAGATGTTTCATGAATTTGAATGAGTTCACACTGCATCGTTTTCTATGGGGAAAGTAGTTTTCAAACGAGAATTACAGTGGAGCCCCGCAAGTCGTGGGGACTGGGCCCGTTTGTGAATAGCGAACATCTGTGACTGATTGATGCcaattatttcatgaaaaaCGGGGGTTGAGTCCCCccacacctaaaaaaaaaaaaaaaaagacaaaaaatgaggaaaaaaaggccaCAAATGGGTGAAAGTGCAGGTCCTGGACCACAAATAGGTAAGGGTCCAATGCAGTGGAATTTTGATTTAACAGACTAATAGGGAGGTGGAGTCGTCCGTTAAATCTGTCCATTAAattgaaacactttttcatggcctaaaaacaccagtacagtacaaaattattgttttgtacttttgttaaataaattggagaagttttcatttatttgcttagcttgcattagtattatggacgattttgatggttgcttgctgacctCGCCTTCTGGAAGATGACTCAGCGGGAATCGTcagagaagggcgccttgaccaaggacgtggccggtgttggtctcatgtcttcgcCTTAgtgtgttatgtcttgtaacttagatacctccctatttcaaattaaatacaGGCGCAtcgggggagattgtttagagcgtgatgggaGACTGGATCTGAGCAATCTCACATacgtcctcctcatgagcaaaagaaaccagcgtcttcattccctatgtgtctatttttataggtgttgggcgaGATGGATCCGACAACTGTTTTCTGGCCTGAatacacccagtacagtacaaaacgATTGtagataaatattttaaaaagctttaACACGTTTGAAAAGTATTAGTTCATCCAAACTTACCTC
Encoded proteins:
- the LOC133488713 gene encoding alanine aminotransferase 1-like isoform X1; its protein translation is MQEMSAHVRTNQMAALTERAVRIKRMLEQGVKKPYKDVIDVSWGDPHMAGMKPLTFVRQVLAACCYPQLLDGDNLPADVKRRAQKLLRCCDGGSVGSYTNTAGIPAIVESIAQFISQRDGVPADPENIWIHPGSQMALMNILTLLVNSEASPKSGVLMPVPGYNTTALSVKTMGGVVAPYFLDEEHGWALRADELRRALTSARGACWPVALYVINPGNPTGHIQSRKSMEEVIRFVAENKLFLLADEVYQSSVYDANTEFVSYKKVLCELGPPLAHTLELASFHSASKGFLGECGLRGGYVELVNMDPAVMPYVQRLFHLASSPPVAGQIALEVMAKPPQPGDPSYPLYKHETEHIRSTLVDNVKRVLQVFTRLPAVSCQPLLGGGFAFPRLHLTPKAVHKAKEAGMQPDMFYCARLLEDTGVFVRPGCEYGQKEGTYHIRFCIMTPADVMEELLRRLSTFHLQFMKDFS
- the LOC133488713 gene encoding alanine aminotransferase 1-like isoform X2; the encoded protein is MMTMHRFKALIRMCVCTVGQVLAACCYPQLLDGDNLPADVKRRAQKLLRCCDGGSVGSYTNTAGIPAIVESIAQFISQRDGVPADPENIWIHPGSQMALMNILTLLVNSEASPKSGVLMPVPGYNTTALSVKTMGGVVAPYFLDEEHGWALRADELRRALTSARGACWPVALYVINPGNPTGHIQSRKSMEEVIRFVAENKLFLLADEVYQSSVYDANTEFVSYKKVLCELGPPLAHTLELASFHSASKGFLGECGLRGGYVELVNMDPAVMPYVQRLFHLASSPPVAGQIALEVMAKPPQPGDPSYPLYKHETEHIRSTLVDNVKRVLQVFTRLPAVSCQPLLGGGFAFPRLHLTPKAVHKAKEAGMQPDMFYCARLLEDTGVFVRPGCEYGQKEGTYHIRFCIMTPADVMEELLRRLSTFHLQFMKDFS